The region CTAGGAGAAACCATTGATGAATCGAAGTTGGTAAAGAAGTTCCTCAAAACACTGCCCCGATCGAAGTTCATCCAGATCGTTGCCTCCTTTGAACAGGTGTTGGACCTGAAATCAGTTGGCTTTGAAGATGTGGTGGGACGACTCAAGGCGTACGAAGAGAGGATAAAAGAAGAAGAGGACGACGGAGGAGAAGGTCACGCGAGAGTGATGCTCACGAAATCAGCGTCGTTTGGCAGTGGTGGATCTTTTGGATTTCATGGAGGAATGACAGGGAAGGCAAAGGGAAAAGGCTCGTCAAGTGGAACTATTCATGGAGCAACCGGGTCGAATGGTGGATCAAGTGGATCAGGCCCAAATGTGTTTAAATCAAAACAGGCACAAGATGGGGAGCCCAATTCTAATTGCAAAAATTGTAATTGTTGTTGTCACAAGAATTGGAAAAATAGGGAAAAATACCGATCTAAGGTAATTTGTTTTCGGTGTGACAAACCGGGTCATTTTGCTTCTGAATGTCCAGAACGACTCCAAAAATTACAAGAAGGTGATTTTTCGGAACATGGCGACAGTGACGAATCCGTTTTTTTAAATACGGATCGGGTTGAAGAATTCTCTAGAAAGACTTAGAGATTCGGGGGTGATTGTTGGAATCCTAACTCGAGTAGGACTTGGAGACCAAGTAATAGCAACCTAGTTTTTAGGAAATCATAAACAAGTAGGTTTCTAGTGTCCTAATTGTAATCTAATTACAAGTCAATAGTTAGGAGTATATATATACATTGTTTTAGGTCGAGCCATGATTATTGGAAAACATTGTAATATCGTGAGTTTTGAGAGAGTTTCTCATATAATCAAAGAGTTATTTTGATTAAAACAATCGTGTTTACATATTCCAATCTTTACGCCACTGTTCATGTCATGTGTTTGAATAACATTCTAACCGTTTTTAAATTCATAGTAATGTGGACTAAATGTGATTGTGTCTAtactaaagtacattgctatttactAGTAATGAATTATAGTAATATACTTTTAAAGTAAAAAGGGTTagtttgaaatattttaaaaatataagtaattTTTTTATAATACAAATGTGAGAAATATgttattttaataaaaagaaaatgaaagttCAATGCTTATTAATTTCTTTATTTGGGTTTATTACAAGAATTGGCAATGAAAATGCAATGTTATTTGTTGTAGTCAACCCTTTAATACGATTGTACTTGAATTTACAGTTAACTACGAAAATTAACTATAATGAATATAGActgatataataaattaaaaaaataagtttatatgTGTTTCTATTATACCGGTCAACCATTCACCGTATAGATATAAAACAAATTGCTAATTCACAATACCCTAAGGCTTGAGGGAGTGGGAGGTGCTAAGCCTCGCCACCTCCCTCGCTAATAAAGTGTTACCCATTCCTTATTATTTGTTAGCCTACTCGCCAAAGAAGTGGCCAGGAGAGAGAGGAAAGAGAAAAATGTTAGGTGAATTATGATTGGATGTTTCCtttgtatcttttttttttttcaaactaaaTCCTATTAAAATAATAATCCATCACTCGCTATCAAATACTAAAAATTAGATGCCAAGGGAAAAACTTGATATAACATTTAATGCATCGttataatttactctaaatacTACAACAAAATTCCTTAAGTCAAATTTGCATCAGCCTAATGCCTACGAGATAACTGCGCATAAATACCAAATTCAATTTGAATCAACCTAATGCCTACGAGATAACTGCTCAACATGTCATCAATACCAAATTCATTTACTTTTCTAGTTTTCTATAAACTTTGAATAAGATTCATGTAACAATTTTTACAATTATCTAGAAAG is a window of Lactuca sativa cultivar Salinas chromosome 1, Lsat_Salinas_v11, whole genome shotgun sequence DNA encoding:
- the LOC111889108 gene encoding uncharacterized protein LOC111889108; this translates as MLTSQVNITDVGEDGGPAPVRTKEVGATSVVCPMLTPTNYTVWALRMKVVLRIHKAWTVIDPGTENNEEKDYFAIGLLYQAIPEDLIMQIEDVESAKGLWESIKARYVGADRVKEARLQTLNAEFDRLKMQESETIDSYAGKLSGIASKSAALGETIDESKLVKKFLKTLPRSKFIQIVASFEQVLDLKSVGFEDVVGRLKAYEERIKEEEDDGGEGHARVMLTKSASFGSGGSFGFHGGMTGKAKGKGSSSGTIHGATGSNGGSSGSGPNVFKSKQAQDGEPNSNCKNCNCCCHKNWKNREKYRSKVICFRCDKPGHFASECPERLQKLQEGDFSEHGDSDESVFLNTDRVEEFSRKT